The following proteins come from a genomic window of Athalia rosae chromosome 1, iyAthRosa1.1, whole genome shotgun sequence:
- the LOC105689147 gene encoding E3 ubiquitin-protein ligase MARCHF2-like, translated as MSNVGEEIDENETITLREDGERDAPPSSNTHLSGGREDSLRLERRNISSAKSQNHDFPWTATDAPRDLENSSKMQSRKYLNKSRERKQEEDDISSGSSFGDICRICHMGGFPPLSDPQPMWEWQSQTVRRVSSEISTLSSYAHLGPLISACKCRGSVALVHAECLERWLTESGHSRCELCGHKYATKRVPRHGIIASVKIWFDTVIATRQMILDTLYLLVTTPLALFSCYVCALALRVLLESGFYEIPWTIIAMLPTCTLTLIAYWGWLITLGRLHSRRWRRFWRNNFVVRLLPDNALEQPERSNNATGFSPSLAGPSPISNVVNLLDNGTLNSARENRDPYPREPDAGASENRAI; from the exons ATGTCCAACGTCGGTGAggagatcgatgaaaatgaaacgattaCCCTGCGGGAAGACGGAg AAAGAGACGCGCCTCCTTCTTCCAATACTCATCTGTCCGGCGGAAGAGAAGACTCGCTAAGATTAGAACGTCGAAATATATCTTCGGCGAAGTCGCAAAATCATGATTTTCCTTGGACAGCTACCGACGCTCCCAGAGATCTGGAAAATTCGTCTAAAATGCAATCGAGAAAATACCTGAATAAATCGCGTGAAAGAAAACAGGAGGAGGATG ATATTTCCTCGGGCAGTTCGTTCGGCGATATCTGCAGAATTTGCCACATGGGAGGTTTCCCTCCTCTATCGGATCCCCAGCCGATGTGGGAGTGGCAAAGTCAGACAGTTCGTCGAGTGTCCAGTGAAATTTCCACCCTTTCCTCCTACGCTCATTTAGGACCATTGATCTCCGCTTGCAa ATGCCGCGGCTCCGTCGCCCTCGTGCACGCCGAATGTCTCGAACGCTGGTTAACGGAATCCGGACACTCGAGGTGCGAACTTTGCGGGCATAAATACGCCACGAAGAGGGTGCCGAGGCACGGTATCATCGCCAGCGTTAAAATATGGTTCGATACGGTAATCGCCACGCGTCAG ATGATACTGGACACGCTGTATTTATTGGTAACGACGCCGTTGGCCTTGTTCTCGTGCTACGTTTGCGCACTGGCTTTGAGGGTGCTTTTGGAAAGTGGTTTCTACGAGATACCTTGGACGATAATCGCCATGCTGCCGACTTGTACCCTGACTTTGATCGCGTATTGGGGTTGGCTCATCACCCTCGGCAG ACTCCACTCGCGACGGTGGCGCAGGTTTTGGCGTAACAATTTCGTCGTACGTCTTCTACCGGACAACGCCCTTGAACAACCGGAGCGATCGAACAACGCGACCGGGTTCTCCCCTTCGTTGGCTGGACCGTCGCCGATTTCCAACGTCGTTAATCTGCTCGACAACGGAACTCTGAATTCCGCGAGGGAAAATCGAGATCCGTATCCTCGCGAGCCGGACGCAGGAGCATCCGAAAATCGCGCGATCTGA